From one Planococcus citri chromosome 3, ihPlaCitr1.1, whole genome shotgun sequence genomic stretch:
- the Maf1 gene encoding repressor of RNA polymerase III transcription MAF1 homolog — translation MKLLESPEFEALNTSLCLDCGENKIMGRIEGYSCKMIGNEKQMYKKFNSEQGTTPHDLQALSPSQLYSFSPGQCNYISHSVSGDEENPLCDTISRKTLFYLIATLNASFPDYDFSHAKSHEFSKEPSLEWVMNSIDSNLSTAAGELYRAVRAKLWSAIENMIHLLNCEIYSYNPDLTSDPFSEDGTLWSFNYFFYNKKLKRIVFFTCRAINPMHVLDSGIGSDFTMDDEELSNDWQDVEN, via the exons ATGAAGCTCTTAGAAAGTCCGGAATTCGAAGCATTAAATACATCCCTCTGTTTGGATTGCGGTGAAAACAAAATCATGGGAAG AATTGAAGGTTATTCGTGCAAAATGattggaaatgaaaaacaaatgtaTAAGAAGTTCAATTCCGAACAAGGAACGACGCCTCATGATTTGCAAGCTTTGTCCCCTTCGCAGCTATATAGCTTTTCTCCTGGCCAGTGTAACTACATCAG TCATAGTGTTTCTGGAGATGAAGAGAATCCATTATGTGATACAATCAGTCGCAAAACATTATTCTACCTCATTGCTACGTTGAATGCGTCATTCCCAGACTACGATTTCTCTCACGCTAAAAGCCACGAATTCAGCAAAGAGCCCAGCTTGGAG TGGGTGATGAATTCTATAGACAGTAATTTAAGCACAGCTGCTGGAGAGCTTTATAGAGCTGTAAGAGCAAAGCTATGGTCCGCTATTGAAAATATGATTCATTTGTTGAATTGCGAGATATACAG ctataaTCCGGATTTAACGTCTGATCCGTTCAGTGAAGATGGTACTTTATGGTCgttcaattactttttttatAACAAGAAACTGAAGAGAATCGTCTTCTTCACTTGTCGCGCTATCAA cccGATGCACGTCTTGGATTCGGGTATTGGCAGTGATTTTACCATGGATGATGAAGAATTATCCAACGATTGGCAAGATgtggaaaattaa
- the CYLD gene encoding ubiquitin carboxyl-terminal hydrolase CYLD → MITQNCASIGSLVHRAQGYKKLKEECLMASKFYVPGGSAVKTRSYYLVAENCRAFVKENNQIDFLEKGSLVVSVRSTRGPANELEVKVIDINNTINAPEEVTYRCSPDKLIKVNEKAWNLIATIESVADKIRIAKDTALCEELCSIDVGCSVVLYSSCIGLVTAKKSLKNNGMGVLFEVLIKDVFDDQRSSLTKIGNKVNVAADKLRLYQPSHKTSSKSKFLNDLNVPDNQYSYDFKDETDFVSQNHSIHKFKGGDSVMWLSESDPQPATICWNSRISDKVRIHLDNECQPVHCERSHTHLVPTRDLMLAEEFLKQYDEMLRKTGEFSTTYNINNQDPDISRVEDLLGLNELNEYFSNSGPKSPSNTKYDENSRKSSEKYSSSSTVSRKSESKLSSENENDLGIGSVVEVMIKDEPYYGVIKWIGNIDYQNGAVRPLIAGIELEEEHCEAGNGWMRGHKYFDCAPHRATFKLLNQCKKDSRFSEPSCSIEAFKDRAREVIPGIIEPVTHVDPDRTFRKYNGIQGHNNSCYLDATLFSMFTFTSVFDNLLLRPANANDCDCYEEVRRVLREEIVNPLRKNLFVHADSVMKLRTLLDNSTSVTGLTCEEKDPEEFLTSLVAQVLKAEPFLKLSSGHEAYYYQLFVEKNEKLILPTVQELFEQSLISSDIKLKEVPSCLIIQMPRFGKSYKMYPRILPSQLLDVTNVIENSPKECSVCGALAKYECKDCFKNLQHDDWWFSFCEKCVTRVHSHEDRRHHTKTLLQVPRECASFRDPNAIPRQYMELFAVLCIETSHYVAFVKCGSGPDTPWCFFDSMADRKGELNGFNIPEMVLCSELPNWLSENGVQEFSYKEDRNLPTYAKRLLCDAYMCMYQSTDVMMYR, encoded by the exons atgattaCGCAGAATTGTGCTTCAATTGGGTCCCTCGTTCATCGAGCCCAAGGATATAAAAAGCTAAAAGAAGAGTGTCTGATGGCTTCGAAATTCTACGTTCCAGGAGGATCTGCGGTGAAAACTCGCTCGTACTATTTGGTGGCTGAAAATTGTCGAGCTTTCGTGAAGGAAAACAATCAGATAGATTTCTTGGAGAAAGGATCTTTGGTTGTTTCAGTTAGAAGTACTCGAGGTCCAGCGAATGAATTGGAAGTAAAAGTTATCGATATAAATAATACGATTAATGCACCTGAAGAAGTTACTTATCGATGTTCTCCTGATAAACTAATCAAAGTAAATGAAAAAGCGTGGAATCTGATTGCTACTATAGAATCAGTCGCAGATAAAATAAGAATCGCTAAAGATACCGCACTTTGTGAAGAGCTATGTAGTATTGATGTTGGTTGTTCCGTAGTACTGTATTCCAGTTGTATCGGTTTGGTTACAGCCAAGAAAAGTTTAAAGAACAATGGTATGGGTGTTTTATTCGAAGTATTGATAAAA GATGTATTTGATGATCAACGAAGTTCCTTGACGAAAATCGGCAATAAAGTAAACGTTGCAGCTGACAAATTGAGGTTATATCAACCTTCTCATAAGACATCGTCAAAATCCAAGTTTCTAAATGATCTTAATGTTCCTGATAATCAGTATTCGTATGACTTTAAAGATGAAA CCGACTTTGTTTCACAAAATCACTCAATTCACAAATTCAAAGGTGGCGATAGTGTGATGTGGTTATCGGAATCAGATCCACAACCAGCTACAATATGCTGGAATAGTAGAATTAGTGATAAAGTGAGAATACATTTG GATAATGAATGCCAACCAGTGCACTGCGAGCGTTCGCATACTCACCTCGTTCCTACCAGAGATTTGATGTTGGCCGAAGAATTTCTCA AACAATATGATGAAATGCTGAGAAAAActggtgaattttcaaccactTACAACATTAACAATCAAGATCCCGACATTTCCAGAGTAGAAGATCTATTAGGATTAAACGAacttaatgaatatttttcaaattctggtcCGAAATCACCGTCAAATACAAAAt ATGacgaaaattctcgaaaatcatCAGAGAAGTACAGCAGTTCTTCAACAGTTTCACGAAAGTCGGAATCAAAGCTATCatcggaaaatgaaaatgatctcGGAATAGGTTCTGTGGTAGAAGTGATGATCAAAGATGAACCTTATTATGGAGTTATAAAATGGATCGGTAATATAGATTATCAAAATGGTGCAGTGAGACCTCTAATAGCTGGAATCGAATTG GAAGAAGAACATTGTGAAGCAGGCAATGGATGGATGCGTGGGCATAAATACTTTGACTGTGCTCCTCATAGAGCAACGTTCAAATTACTCAACCAGTGTAAAAAAGATTCGCGTTTTTCCGAGCCTTCTTGTTCAATCGAAGCTTTCAAAG ATCGTGCTCGAGAAGTAATACCCGGAATTATTGAACCCGTCACCCATGTGGATCCTGACAGAACATTCAGAAAATATAATGGAATACAAGGCCACAATAATTCATGCTATTTGGACGCGACTTTGTTTTCCATGTTTACATTCACGAG TGTATTCGATAATTTACTATTACGACCTGCGAATGCAAATGACTGTGATTGTTACGAAGAAGTACGACGAGTTCTGCGAGAAGAAATAGTTAATccattaagaaaaaatttattcgtccATGCCGATAGTGTAATGAAACTGCGTACTCTTCTCGATAATTCAACTTCAGTAACTGGTTTGACTTGCGAAGAAAAAG ATCCCGAAGAATTCCTAACATCATTAGTTGCGCAAGTGCTTAAAGCGGAGCCATTTTTGAAGCTGAGCTCTGGCCACGAAGCGTATTATTATCAgttgtttgttgaaaaaaacgaaaaactcaTATTACCCACCGTGCAAGAATTATTCGAACAAAGTTTAATAAGCAGTGATATTAAATTGAAAGAAGTTCCATCATGTTTAATAATACAGATGCCTAGATTTGGCAAATCTTATAAAATGTATCCTCGCATATTACCTTCGCAATTATTAGACGTCACCAACGTCATCGAAAATT ctcctAAAGAATGTTCGGTGTGTGGCGCTTTGGCAAAATACGAATGTAaggattgttttaaaaatttacaacatgATGACTGGTGGTTTTCATTTTGCGAAAAATGTGTAACTCGA GTACATTCTCATGAAGACAGACGTCATCATACCAAAACATTACTCCAAGTACCCCGCGAATGTGCTTCGTTTCGTGATCCAAATGCTATACCGCGACAATACATGGAATTATTTGCAGTACTTTGTATAGAAACTTCGCATTACGTAGCATTCGTCAAATGCGGATCTGGTCCAGATACACCTTGGTGTTTTTTCGATTCCATGGCCGATCGTAAAG GCGAACTTAATGGTTTCAATATCCCCGAAATGGTTTTATGCTCCGAATTACCTAACTGGTTGTCCGAAAACGGTGTTCAGGAATTCTCCTATAAAGAAGATcgtaatttacctacctatgcgaAAAGGTTACTTTGTGATGCGTATATGTGTATGTATCAGAGTACAGATGTGATGATGTATCGTTGA
- the tsr gene encoding cofilin/actin-depolymerizing factor homolog, producing the protein MTSGVKVADACKIIYEEVKKDKKHRYVVFHIKDGKEIDVEVIGNRNQSYDDFLEDLQKGGKEECRYGLFDFEYSHQCQGTTEATKKQKLFLMLWCPDTATVKRKMVYSSSFDALKKALHGVSKTIQATDLNEASQETVEDILRRNDRE; encoded by the exons ATG acaTCTGGAGTTAAAGTAGCCGACGCTTGCAAAATTATTTACGAAGAAGTGAAGAAAGATAAGAAACATCGTTATGTTGTTTTTCACATAAAAGACGGAAAAGAAATCGATGTAGAAGTAATAG gaaatagAAACCAATCATATGATGATTTTCTGGAGGACCTTCAAAAGGGAGGCAAAGAAGAATGTCGTTATGGGCTGTTTGATTTCGAGTACAGCCATCAGTGTCAAGGAACGACTGAG gccactaaaaaacaaaaattgtttttaatgttGTGGTGCCCCGATACCGCCACcgtaaaaagaaaaatggtTTACTCGTCGAGTTTTGATGCTCTAAAGAAAGCACTACATGGAGTTAGTAAAACAATTCAG GCGACAGACTTGAACGAAGCGTCGCAGGAAACGGTAGAAGATATACTTCGTAGGAATGATCGAgaataa
- the ATPsynF gene encoding putative ATP synthase subunit f, mitochondrial, translating to MGLIPKITFGDYPAAYNPRVHGPYDPARYYGKPDTPFGQVKLGELGAWFSRRDKSVRGAAGLWSRAFWRWQHKYVQPKRVTGAWVLQTIVPMMMFMYSINFGKKLVHRHHKYH from the exons ATGGgtttaattccaaaaattacgtTTGGAGATTACCCAGCTGCATATAATCCCAGAGTGCACGGTCCTTACGATCCTGCTCGGTACTATGGAAAAC CTGACACTCCTTTCGGCCAAGTAAAATTAGGAGAGTTGGGTGCTTGGTTTTCGCGACGTGATAAATCCGTCAGAGGAGCAGCTGGGTTGTGGAGTAGAG CGTTCTGGAGGTGGCAACACAAGTACGTCCAACCCAAAAGAGTAACTGGTGCCTGGGTTCTTCAAACAATAGTTCCAATGATGATGTTCATGTATTCCATAAACTTCGGCAAAAAAT TGGTTCATCGTCATCACAAATATCATTAA